Proteins encoded by one window of Paenibacillus sp. DCT19:
- a CDS encoding M56 family metallopeptidase gives MWRARSKLLFTVGIGIPLFVFMQMFMYAMYKIFGWDIPFNLLWLCNHWMSRLGWVSVGHVLIVLVCLTFVGTAWLLLDRMMQTRAAIQKLRTLENVALSREFEAKYQHLKRPGFIIVDKRSPVAFTIGLWKPYIVLSSGLLSMLDAEEETAVVYHEVHHLWHRDPLKTTLLSVFAIMMPYLPVLKHTSKHYHVVREILADNEAIERTGNAAGIGSALLKLIRAYPEQWHVKGMAVQSSFADTSVNVRISRLLDPEQDVRLILPRYAVLTSATVILLLSVLFVWSIG, from the coding sequence ATGTGGAGAGCCCGCTCGAAGCTACTGTTCACCGTCGGCATTGGCATTCCGTTGTTTGTGTTCATGCAGATGTTTATGTACGCGATGTACAAAATTTTCGGTTGGGATATCCCGTTCAATCTACTCTGGCTGTGCAATCACTGGATGAGCCGCTTAGGCTGGGTATCGGTCGGACACGTCCTGATCGTATTGGTGTGTCTCACATTCGTTGGCACAGCTTGGTTGTTACTGGATCGGATGATGCAGACACGGGCGGCAATCCAGAAGCTTCGTACCTTGGAGAATGTGGCGCTGTCGAGGGAATTCGAGGCAAAGTATCAACATCTGAAACGCCCAGGCTTTATTATCGTGGACAAGCGGTCACCAGTTGCGTTTACGATCGGTCTCTGGAAACCGTATATTGTGTTATCTAGTGGACTGCTGAGCATGCTTGATGCCGAGGAAGAAACCGCAGTTGTCTATCATGAGGTTCACCATCTATGGCACCGCGATCCACTAAAAACAACGTTGTTGTCGGTATTTGCCATCATGATGCCTTACCTGCCTGTATTGAAGCATACGTCGAAGCATTACCATGTGGTTAGAGAGATTTTGGCTGATAACGAAGCTATTGAACGAACAGGTAATGCAGCGGGTATTGGCAGTGCTTTGCTCAAGCTTATCCGTGCTTATCCAGAGCAATGGCATGTCAAAGGGATGGCAGTTCAATCGTCGTTCGCTGATACGTCAGTCAATGTCCGAATATCTAGACTGCTCGATCCTGAACAAGATGTCAGATTGATTTTGCCGCGTTATGCAGTACTGACATCAGCTACCGTAATCTTGTTACTTTCCGTCCTGTTTGTTTGGTCCATTGGGTGA
- a CDS encoding BlaI/MecI/CopY family transcriptional regulator: MRINNFKVGERGLNRFFGPLEAKIMDILWARPGSSIREVQAALEKDKDVNFNTVMTVMNRLVDKGLLGKSQKGRTSLYQPVQSKEEFMNNQSKELSHELVDEFGALALNHMLDALEEADSSLIERLEQKIKQWKKDND, translated from the coding sequence ATGAGAATAAATAATTTTAAAGTAGGTGAACGTGGGCTGAATCGTTTTTTTGGTCCGCTGGAAGCGAAGATTATGGATATTTTGTGGGCTCGTCCGGGAAGCAGTATCCGCGAAGTTCAGGCCGCACTTGAGAAAGATAAGGATGTTAATTTCAATACCGTGATGACGGTTATGAATCGGCTCGTGGATAAAGGGCTACTGGGCAAGTCGCAGAAGGGCAGAACGTCATTGTACCAGCCGGTACAGAGTAAGGAGGAGTTCATGAACAACCAATCCAAAGAGCTGTCCCATGAACTGGTGGATGAATTCGGTGCGCTGGCGTTGAATCATATGCTGGATGCATTGGAGGAAGCAGATTCAAGTTTGATTGAACGACTGGAGCAGAAGATCAAACAATGGAAAAAGGATAACGACTGA
- a CDS encoding catalase — translation MTERMTTNQGAPVGDNQNSRTAGRRGPTLLEDYHLLEKIAHFDRERIPERVVHARGAGAHGVFTLEQSMKAYTTADFLQDPGTETDVLVRFSTVIHGTGSPETARDPRGFAVKFYTREGNYDLVGNHLPVFFIRDAMKFPDMVHSLKPAPDTNIQDPARYWDFMTLTPESTHMMTWLFSDLGTPANYREMDGFGVHAFKWINAQGEVHYVKYKWESAQGVRGFSRQEAAEVQGQDFNHATRDLHDHIKNGQYPQWKLQVQLLKPEQMDDFAFDPLDPTKTWPEDVIPFQTVGTMTLNRNPQNFFAEVEQAAFSPSALVPGIEPSEDKLLQGRLFSYPDTQRHRLGPNYLQIPVNCPYAPVRNHQRDGLMNVNQDPSPVNYEPNSSSSSPQEDATYRDSRAPLHGEVTREKLEKTDDYTQAGELYRSFTPVEQQHLLDNLVNDLKGVPVDTQMRALCHFFRADGQFGGRLAQGLGVDISAHMPPQSR, via the coding sequence ATGACAGAACGTATGACAACCAATCAAGGTGCACCTGTAGGTGACAATCAAAATTCCCGTACAGCAGGCAGGAGAGGGCCAACATTACTTGAGGATTATCACCTGCTGGAGAAGATTGCCCATTTTGACCGTGAGCGTATTCCAGAACGTGTAGTGCATGCTAGAGGTGCTGGTGCGCATGGTGTATTTACACTGGAGCAGAGCATGAAGGCGTATACGACTGCAGATTTCCTCCAAGACCCAGGCACGGAGACGGATGTCCTTGTTCGTTTCTCCACCGTTATTCATGGAACAGGGTCACCAGAGACGGCTCGTGATCCTCGTGGATTTGCTGTGAAGTTCTACACACGAGAGGGTAATTACGATCTTGTAGGCAACCATCTACCTGTATTCTTTATTCGGGATGCGATGAAGTTTCCTGATATGGTTCATTCATTAAAGCCAGCACCAGATACGAATATTCAAGACCCGGCAAGATACTGGGACTTTATGACCCTTACCCCAGAGTCAACGCATATGATGACTTGGTTGTTCTCTGATCTGGGTACGCCTGCTAATTATCGTGAGATGGATGGATTCGGCGTGCATGCGTTTAAATGGATCAATGCCCAAGGCGAAGTTCATTATGTAAAATACAAATGGGAGTCTGCCCAAGGCGTTCGTGGCTTTTCGCGTCAGGAGGCTGCCGAGGTTCAGGGGCAGGACTTTAATCATGCGACTCGGGATTTACACGATCATATCAAGAACGGGCAATACCCGCAGTGGAAGCTGCAGGTACAGTTATTAAAACCAGAGCAAATGGATGACTTTGCTTTTGACCCGCTCGATCCAACCAAAACATGGCCTGAAGACGTCATTCCATTCCAAACGGTAGGAACGATGACATTAAATCGTAACCCTCAGAATTTCTTTGCCGAGGTAGAGCAAGCTGCATTTTCACCAAGTGCTTTAGTACCAGGCATTGAGCCATCGGAGGATAAATTGTTGCAAGGCCGTCTGTTCTCTTACCCAGATACGCAGCGCCATCGTCTGGGGCCGAATTATTTGCAAATTCCAGTGAATTGCCCGTACGCACCAGTACGTAATCACCAGCGGGATGGACTCATGAATGTGAACCAGGATCCTTCCCCGGTAAACTATGAACCGAACAGCTCTAGCAGCAGCCCACAGGAAGATGCTACCTATAGGGATAGCCGGGCTCCACTGCACGGTGAGGTTACACGGGAGAAGCTGGAGAAGACGGATGATTACACGCAGGCAGGGGAGCTGTATCGCTCATTTACTCCTGTAGAGCAGCAACATCTATTAGATAATTTGGTGAATGATCTGAAGGGAGTGCCTGTAGATACTCAAATGCGTGCACTATGCCACTTCTTCCGGGCAGATGGACAATTCGGTGGTCGGTTAGCTCAAGGACTTGGCGTAGATATTTCGGCTCATATGCCGCCACAAAGTCGGTAA
- a CDS encoding winged-helix domain-containing protein — translation MQKQTDQVKINLSGRRLPLRVKPALTDPAPLAEACPITRRVILISPMPGQVHELVKALTDSCFDVLVFHRWEPDLHERLDFDLLVYDLSVAGTIDAFAGISSRLNREAENTTPCLYLVGEKMIGNASGPMLQEELLVWPARPQEALYRVQRMIGNSPAVPKRGFLPKEGQRIGFKDLWLDRERMSVQRDDDRIHLTKTEYDLLLKLIDANGAVISREEMLSDIWETDFTGGSNVVDVHIKSLRKKLGDNAASPKYIVTVRGVGYRLAD, via the coding sequence ATGCAAAAACAAACGGATCAAGTAAAAATCAACCTGTCTGGTCGGCGTTTGCCACTTCGGGTCAAGCCGGCTCTGACGGATCCAGCTCCATTGGCAGAAGCTTGTCCGATCACAAGGCGTGTTATTCTCATTAGCCCTATGCCAGGTCAGGTTCACGAGCTGGTCAAAGCATTGACGGATAGTTGCTTCGATGTGCTGGTATTCCATCGCTGGGAACCAGATTTGCATGAACGGCTGGATTTTGATCTTCTCGTCTATGACCTATCTGTTGCTGGGACGATTGATGCCTTCGCTGGCATCAGCAGCCGTTTGAATCGAGAAGCAGAGAACACAACGCCATGTTTGTACCTTGTAGGGGAGAAAATGATTGGCAATGCTAGCGGGCCGATGCTACAGGAAGAGTTGTTGGTCTGGCCAGCGAGACCGCAGGAAGCTTTATATCGAGTACAGCGGATGATCGGTAACAGCCCGGCCGTGCCGAAGCGTGGATTTTTGCCTAAGGAAGGGCAGCGGATCGGGTTCAAGGATCTGTGGCTGGATCGGGAGCGGATGAGCGTGCAGCGGGATGATGATCGGATTCATCTCACCAAGACAGAGTATGATCTATTGCTTAAGCTGATCGATGCCAACGGCGCAGTCATTTCCCGTGAAGAGATGCTTAGCGATATTTGGGAGACCGATTTTACAGGAGGAAGTAATGTCGTTGATGTGCATATCAAAAGCTTGCGCAAAAAATTGGGCGATAACGCAGCTTCCCCTAAATATATTGTAACGGTAAGAGGAGTGGGCTACCGCCTAGCGGATTAG
- a CDS encoding Fur family transcriptional regulator, with amino-acid sequence MRTLNLTIQRQAVYDVVRHSEDHPTAADVMNRLVEQGYNLAYGTVYNSLRYLTDKELIRELKLGETASRYDARMDDHQHIMCEVCGKVDEVMTEVPAQWMKQVAEETGYAIDHAHVVFGGVCGECKNKRIK; translated from the coding sequence GTGAGAACTCTAAATCTGACTATACAACGACAGGCCGTGTATGATGTAGTCCGTCATTCAGAGGATCATCCTACGGCGGCAGACGTGATGAACCGTCTTGTAGAGCAAGGTTATAATCTAGCCTATGGTACGGTATATAACTCACTTCGATATTTAACGGATAAAGAATTGATTCGGGAGCTTAAGCTCGGTGAGACGGCAAGTCGCTACGATGCCCGGATGGATGACCATCAACATATTATGTGTGAAGTATGCGGTAAGGTGGACGAGGTTATGACAGAGGTCCCCGCACAATGGATGAAGCAGGTGGCTGAAGAAACCGGATATGCAATTGACCATGCCCATGTGGTCTTTGGAGGTGTCTGCGGGGAATGCAAAAACAAACGGATCAAGTAA
- a CDS encoding diguanylate cyclase, with protein sequence MFSTFFVNLCIMITFMYVSGIMAKFYSIRVPFPSLRVQLIGGILFGIYGTVLMNYSFSINESTIVDLRHLAIITAAVYLGGMASFISGLVISILRVVIFGLSSSAIDAAFVMVLIGLAGVYFSYASWPRLTKILTMNLFSMALIFIILMMNTTSINEFMKIYPVQLTISFIGGIFIYFIAEFINKSNELLLTLERRASTDHLTSLNNRLQFEKSLKFQLNYAREHQKKLSLLVIDIDRFKKVNDTFGHTSGDAVLKQLGQLLIEHARPVDIVSRNGGEEFAILLVNCDQQQALAVAERIRKAVERYLFSLPDGNTTRLTVSIGVSVFPDNCDDKDDDDFFEQADRGLYEAKNTGRNRVCVMKKRILPLPVQHKL encoded by the coding sequence TTGTTCAGCACGTTTTTTGTTAACCTTTGTATCATGATCACATTTATGTACGTGTCCGGGATTATGGCCAAATTCTATAGCATCCGTGTTCCCTTTCCATCCTTACGTGTGCAACTAATCGGGGGTATCCTGTTCGGTATATACGGTACAGTATTAATGAATTATTCCTTTAGCATAAATGAAAGTACGATTGTAGATCTAAGACATCTTGCGATCATAACGGCCGCCGTATATTTGGGTGGAATGGCTTCCTTCATCTCAGGGCTTGTGATCTCTATCCTGCGTGTAGTCATCTTCGGCCTATCCTCCTCTGCTATAGATGCAGCATTTGTCATGGTCCTTATTGGACTAGCTGGGGTATATTTCTCTTATGCTTCCTGGCCGAGATTAACCAAAATTTTAACGATGAATTTGTTTTCCATGGCATTAATTTTTATTATTCTAATGATGAACACCACAAGTATTAATGAATTTATGAAAATATATCCTGTGCAATTAACCATCTCATTCATCGGTGGAATCTTTATTTACTTTATTGCCGAATTTATTAATAAATCGAATGAATTGTTATTAACACTGGAACGAAGGGCTTCAACCGATCATCTAACGAGCTTGAATAACCGGCTTCAATTTGAAAAGTCACTCAAGTTCCAACTGAATTATGCTAGAGAACATCAAAAAAAACTGTCCCTGCTCGTCATTGACATCGATCGCTTCAAAAAAGTAAATGACACATTCGGCCATACCTCTGGTGATGCCGTTCTGAAGCAACTGGGACAGCTTCTCATTGAACATGCACGCCCTGTGGACATCGTCTCCCGTAACGGAGGCGAAGAATTTGCAATTTTGCTGGTCAATTGCGATCAACAGCAGGCTCTTGCGGTTGCCGAACGCATAAGGAAGGCTGTAGAGAGATATCTCTTTTCTCTCCCTGATGGAAACACAACACGTCTAACCGTTTCGATCGGCGTATCGGTATTTCCAGATAACTGCGACGATAAGGATGACGATGACTTCTTCGAACAGGCGGATCGCGGCTTGTACGAAGCCAAAAATACAGGACGAAATCGGGTATGTGTTATGAAAAAGCGGATACTTCCACTGCCTGTGCAACACAAGTTGTAA
- a CDS encoding aldo/keto reductase family protein, whose translation MEYRRLGGSGLKVSEISLGSWLTYGGYVERENAVKSIETAFDEGINFFDTANVYERGAAEELLGQTLKAYARDSYVLATKVFGKMGDGPNDQGLSRKHIMEQCDASLKRLGADYVDIYYCHRYHTETPIEETLRALDDLVRQGKVLYVGVSQWTAAQMEAALGTADRLLLDHIVVNQPVYNMFDRYIEKEIIPLGEQKGIGQVVYSPLAQGLLTGKYTSVSDIPENSRAAKLGWDEGKINADRIGKVRQLIEVADKLDLKVGQLALAWILRQKNVSSALVGASRPEQVKENVIASGVKLDASIVEEIEQILA comes from the coding sequence ATGGAGTATCGCAGATTAGGTGGAAGCGGACTGAAAGTAAGCGAAATCAGCTTGGGTAGCTGGCTGACATACGGAGGATATGTGGAACGTGAAAATGCGGTGAAATCGATTGAAACCGCATTCGATGAAGGTATTAACTTTTTTGATACAGCTAACGTGTATGAGCGTGGCGCGGCAGAGGAGCTGCTGGGTCAGACGTTGAAAGCGTATGCTCGTGATTCCTATGTTCTGGCAACAAAAGTGTTTGGTAAAATGGGCGACGGCCCTAATGATCAGGGATTATCCCGCAAACATATCATGGAGCAATGTGACGCGAGCTTGAAGCGTCTTGGAGCCGATTACGTGGACATCTATTATTGCCACCGCTATCATACAGAGACGCCAATTGAAGAGACACTACGTGCGCTAGATGATCTGGTGCGTCAGGGCAAGGTGCTGTATGTGGGTGTTAGCCAATGGACAGCAGCTCAGATGGAGGCGGCGCTGGGTACAGCAGATCGTCTATTATTGGATCACATCGTCGTCAACCAACCGGTATATAATATGTTTGATCGATACATCGAGAAGGAGATCATTCCACTTGGTGAACAAAAAGGCATTGGACAAGTTGTGTATTCTCCGCTTGCCCAAGGTTTATTGACCGGGAAATACACCTCGGTATCTGATATTCCTGAGAATAGCCGTGCAGCCAAGCTCGGCTGGGACGAAGGCAAGATCAATGCAGATCGAATCGGTAAAGTTCGCCAACTGATCGAGGTAGCTGACAAGCTGGATCTGAAAGTAGGTCAACTTGCACTTGCCTGGATTCTACGTCAAAAAAATGTGTCTAGTGCACTTGTGGGCGCGAGTCGTCCAGAACAAGTGAAGGAGAACGTCATAGCTTCCGGTGTGAAGCTGGATGCGTCCATCGTTGAAGAAATTGAGCAAATTCTGGCTTAA
- a CDS encoding histidine kinase dimerization/phospho-acceptor domain-containing protein, which produces MGTTGVARGFYENIQEAATHIVDVLSGILQVNTIFVASNDGVTNVILEAFNRHEQLVTRGSKLPFETSYCSLVLRDKSSELTIVDTAEHPLTRSMNVTDDLGSRFFIGVPIIRRSGEAFGTICLMDNPDYQLSETDMKTLKAMAVFLGYVVDLEDSLLVQEQKLNDTEQLKAQLQAEKERAESEAMTKTQMIALMSHEIRNPLNGILGLTDLMRTPDMPEEHLEYVNMIETSGNILLSLLNNMMNFNINDSGKTVIHDDPFDLVSTIENTVYLHVGQAISKGIEIGLNLEMNVSQVFVGDEIKIGQLLAHVLQYAIDYTRTGSVLITATMDEESTGNQAVLLLNVKYSGKMMPADKMRNVPHTSDGSISTQRVVGTNLGLAVSQNLAILMNGSIQINSLGEDETEFQIRLPLLRHWELPQLTSIQQRLKGTQVLLAKDPDILQGVSSLMRRWKMDVHMTSGSAEAFSWMEDGFSPDVAVIDMGLVEGGAVDFVHNLKSRAHALPIIVLVPYGMHINPQEAEVFDAVLTKPVRQADLLNALSVILH; this is translated from the coding sequence ATGGGAACCACAGGTGTTGCAAGGGGCTTTTATGAAAATATACAGGAAGCTGCGACCCACATCGTGGACGTATTAAGTGGGATATTGCAGGTGAATACCATCTTTGTCGCCAGCAATGATGGTGTGACGAATGTGATCCTTGAGGCATTTAACCGCCATGAGCAGTTGGTCACGAGGGGGAGCAAGCTTCCATTTGAGACATCTTACTGTAGTTTGGTTTTGCGAGATAAAAGCAGTGAGCTAACCATCGTCGATACGGCAGAGCATCCGTTAACTCGTTCTATGAATGTGACCGATGACCTGGGAAGTCGATTCTTCATTGGTGTTCCGATTATACGGCGCTCGGGTGAAGCATTCGGCACGATCTGCCTGATGGACAATCCGGACTACCAGCTAAGTGAAACGGATATGAAAACGCTGAAAGCGATGGCTGTGTTTCTCGGATACGTCGTTGATCTCGAAGATAGCCTGCTGGTGCAGGAGCAGAAACTGAATGATACGGAACAGCTTAAGGCACAGTTGCAGGCAGAGAAGGAACGTGCCGAGTCCGAAGCGATGACGAAGACGCAGATGATTGCGCTAATGAGCCACGAAATTCGCAATCCATTGAACGGGATATTGGGGTTGACGGATCTTATGCGGACGCCAGATATGCCCGAAGAGCATCTGGAATATGTGAACATGATTGAGACAAGTGGCAATATATTATTATCCTTACTCAACAACATGATGAACTTTAACATCAATGATTCGGGCAAAACGGTTATACACGATGATCCATTTGATCTGGTGTCTACGATTGAGAATACGGTATATCTTCATGTTGGACAGGCGATTAGCAAAGGCATTGAGATTGGTTTGAACCTGGAGATGAATGTATCTCAAGTATTTGTGGGCGATGAGATCAAAATTGGACAATTGCTGGCGCATGTGTTGCAATACGCAATCGATTATACACGGACAGGTTCGGTGCTGATCACCGCCACTATGGATGAAGAGAGTACAGGCAACCAAGCTGTGCTCTTGTTGAATGTGAAGTATAGCGGCAAGATGATGCCTGCGGATAAGATGCGCAATGTGCCTCATACCTCAGACGGGAGCATTAGCACACAGCGAGTTGTTGGTACGAATCTGGGGTTAGCAGTGAGTCAGAATCTAGCGATACTGATGAATGGAAGCATTCAGATTAACAGCCTGGGGGAAGACGAGACGGAATTCCAGATTAGATTGCCACTGCTCAGACATTGGGAGCTACCTCAGCTTACCAGCATTCAGCAGCGATTGAAGGGAACGCAGGTATTGCTTGCCAAAGACCCTGACATTTTGCAGGGGGTATCATCCTTGATGCGAAGATGGAAGATGGATGTGCATATGACCTCAGGCTCGGCGGAGGCATTCAGTTGGATGGAAGACGGCTTCAGCCCGGATGTAGCGGTAATTGATATGGGATTGGTAGAGGGCGGTGCAGTCGATTTTGTGCATAACCTCAAATCTCGTGCTCACGCACTGCCGATTATCGTGCTCGTGCCCTATGGTATGCATATTAACCCCCAAGAGGCAGAGGTGTTTGATGCCGTTCTAACGAAGCCTGTGAGGCAGGCTGATCTATTGAACGCGTTGAGCGTTATCTTGCACTAG
- a CDS encoding anaerobic ribonucleoside triphosphate reductase, translating into MNMLECASPPANDLLSDLGRRIIGAEDADTLRENANLNGDSFSGKMSRLGSETAKWHAVRHVLPEGLAQAVEHGDLYVHDLDQYGLGTTNCIFIPFDRLLASGFNTGNGSVRTPQTIMSAMALVAIIFQSQQNSQYGGVSANKIDWDLAPYVRRSFRKHYRKGQRLFAEHAYIQDEQLYLDSTEAQEQCPHAYDFAMDETILETEQAAESLIHNLNTMSSRAGGQIPFTSLNYGLCTSAEGRLVSRSLLEATIRGLGNGETPVFPQHIFQCKQGINQASGEPNYDLFQLAVTCSSRRMYPNFVNVDASFNLPFYQPDDPDTIIATMGCRTRTLADRFGRNRQSGKGNLSFNTINLVKLGIRFGICQGKRAVADRTGFYAALQSVMEQAASGLLHRYQIQKAQPAKASDFMMREGVWEGGKQLDPDEPVADLLKHGTLSIGFIGLAECMTALYGRHHGQDPHIHQEAVHVIRTMREFCDRMSELHNLNITLFATPAEGLSGKFTTIDRKRYGSIAGVNDREYYTNSFHVPVYYNLPAYRKIELEAPFHTLCNAGAISYVELDGNVRANTKAFQRIVQYALAQDIGYFSINHPIDRCPSCGYEGVIGESCPNCGIHENNVHFQRLRRVTGYLTGDYKVRFNGAKQAEVRDRVKHK; encoded by the coding sequence ATGAATATGCTTGAATGTGCCTCTCCGCCAGCAAACGACCTACTATCTGACCTTGGCAGACGAATTATTGGAGCTGAGGATGCGGATACGTTAAGGGAGAATGCCAACCTGAATGGAGATTCATTTAGTGGGAAAATGAGCCGGCTCGGTTCGGAAACAGCGAAGTGGCATGCCGTTCGCCATGTCCTGCCTGAAGGGCTTGCACAAGCTGTAGAGCATGGAGACCTCTATGTTCATGACCTTGATCAGTATGGACTTGGCACAACCAACTGTATCTTCATTCCATTTGACCGACTGCTCGCATCTGGATTCAATACGGGAAACGGCTCCGTTCGTACCCCTCAGACAATCATGTCAGCAATGGCGTTGGTAGCGATCATTTTTCAGTCTCAACAAAATAGTCAATACGGCGGTGTATCTGCCAATAAAATAGATTGGGACCTTGCACCTTATGTGCGACGCTCATTCCGGAAGCATTATCGTAAAGGGCAACGACTCTTTGCAGAGCATGCTTACATTCAGGATGAACAACTCTATCTGGATAGTACGGAAGCCCAGGAGCAATGCCCACATGCCTATGATTTTGCCATGGATGAGACAATCCTGGAGACAGAACAAGCTGCTGAATCATTGATCCATAATCTCAATACCATGAGCAGTCGTGCTGGAGGACAAATTCCGTTCACATCACTTAATTACGGACTCTGTACATCAGCTGAAGGACGACTCGTGTCTCGCTCGTTGCTAGAAGCTACTATTCGTGGTTTAGGAAACGGGGAGACGCCCGTATTCCCACAGCATATTTTCCAGTGTAAACAAGGCATTAATCAAGCTTCTGGGGAGCCCAATTACGACCTATTCCAGCTTGCCGTCACCTGTTCTTCGCGCCGCATGTACCCTAACTTCGTTAATGTGGATGCTTCGTTCAATCTGCCGTTCTATCAACCAGATGATCCGGACACCATCATTGCTACGATGGGATGCCGCACACGTACACTAGCAGATCGGTTCGGACGTAATCGTCAGAGCGGAAAAGGTAATCTGTCCTTCAATACGATTAACCTGGTTAAACTGGGGATTCGGTTCGGCATCTGTCAGGGAAAACGCGCTGTAGCCGATCGGACAGGCTTCTATGCTGCCCTTCAATCGGTTATGGAACAAGCAGCTTCGGGTCTGCTGCATCGATATCAGATTCAGAAAGCACAGCCAGCCAAAGCCTCAGACTTTATGATGCGTGAGGGTGTGTGGGAAGGCGGCAAACAGTTAGATCCAGATGAACCGGTGGCTGATCTCTTGAAACATGGTACGTTATCGATTGGTTTCATCGGTCTTGCAGAGTGTATGACTGCTCTATATGGTCGACATCATGGTCAAGATCCGCATATTCATCAAGAAGCAGTACATGTCATTCGTACGATGCGTGAATTCTGCGACCGAATGAGTGAACTACATAATTTGAACATTACACTGTTCGCTACACCTGCGGAAGGTTTATCTGGTAAATTCACAACGATTGATCGTAAGCGATATGGTTCGATTGCAGGTGTTAACGACCGTGAATATTATACGAATTCGTTCCATGTGCCTGTATATTACAACCTGCCTGCTTACCGTAAAATTGAACTAGAGGCACCCTTCCATACGTTATGTAATGCTGGAGCAATCTCGTATGTTGAGCTTGATGGAAATGTGCGAGCCAACACGAAGGCTTTCCAGCGAATTGTGCAGTATGCATTAGCACAGGATATTGGTTACTTCTCCATTAACCACCCTATCGATCGCTGCCCGTCTTGCGGCTATGAAGGTGTCATTGGGGAGAGCTGCCCAAACTGTGGCATTCACGAGAACAACGTGCATTTCCAGCGTTTACGCCGAGTTACCGGTTATCTTACCGGGGATTACAAAGTACGATTCAATGGTGCCAAACAGGCTGAAGTTCGAGATCGGGTGAAACATAAGTGA
- the nrdG gene encoding anaerobic ribonucleoside-triphosphate reductase activating protein produces the protein MNLHGYIPESVNEGPGLRAVLFISGCRHACPGCFSPDSWSFRAGEPFTKEKQQQIMHEVTTHPLLDGVTLCGGDPFFSAADLIPWVQQFRALRPDLSVWAYTGFTYEELVLEPSRAALAELCDVIIDGRYVAAERDVSLVYRGSRNQRIIDVRATQMNQEIVTLQMDAS, from the coding sequence GTGAACCTGCACGGTTACATCCCTGAATCCGTCAATGAAGGCCCTGGCTTGCGTGCAGTGTTGTTCATCAGTGGTTGTCGCCATGCCTGTCCCGGCTGTTTCAGCCCAGACTCATGGAGCTTTCGTGCAGGTGAGCCGTTTACGAAGGAGAAGCAGCAGCAAATTATGCATGAGGTTACAACTCATCCTCTGCTGGATGGCGTAACCTTATGTGGTGGCGATCCCTTTTTCTCAGCAGCCGATCTGATTCCTTGGGTTCAACAATTCCGAGCACTACGCCCTGATCTATCGGTCTGGGCATACACTGGATTTACGTATGAGGAACTGGTGCTGGAGCCGTCTCGGGCAGCACTAGCCGAATTATGTGACGTCATTATCGATGGGCGTTATGTCGCCGCTGAACGAGATGTTTCTTTAGTGTATCGTGGCAGCCGTAACCAACGCATCATTGATGTGAGAGCAACACAAATGAACCAAGAGATCGTTACCTTGCAGATGGATGCATCGTAA